In Arachis stenosperma cultivar V10309 chromosome 1, arast.V10309.gnm1.PFL2, whole genome shotgun sequence, one DNA window encodes the following:
- the LOC130967966 gene encoding non-specific phospholipase C1 isoform X1 codes for MNLRRSPFPLPTLLLLFLLLSPISAATTANLHRKKTHKINGPIKTVVVLVMENRSFDHVLGWLKKTRPDIDGLTGTESNRITANDLSSPSIPVTDDAIFIDSDPGHSFQAIREQIFGSNDTSANPAPMNGFAQQAENQLKGMSRTVMSGFKPERLPIYTELANEFGVFDKWFASVPASTQPNRFYVHSATSHGAMSNVRKDLIEGFPQRTIFDSLNDNGLTFGIYYQNIPATLFFKSLRKIKNVVNFHSYALKFKSHAKKGKLPNYVVVEQRYFDVKLSPANDDHPSHDVAEGQRFVKEVYEILRKSPQWKEMAILITYDEHGGFYDHVPTPVEGVPNPDGIIGPDPYYFRFNRLGVRVPTFLISPWIEKGTVIHEPDGPTPTSQYEHSSVPATVKKLFNLNSNFLTKRDAWAGTFEKYFNIRDTYRDDCPETLADVSSDLRPFGAREDTSLSEFQVELIQLASQLNGDHVLNSYPNIGKTMTVREANKYAEDAVKRFLEAGKAALKAGANESAIVTMRPSLTSRVPVEAHHGVAYPSLKCIGGLARKQRSHELRSQLWIQP; via the exons ATGAATCTCCGGCGATCCCCTTTCCCCCTCCCCACCCTCCTccttctcttcctcctcctgTCTCCCATCTCAGCCGCCACCACCGCCAACCTCCACCGCAAAAAAACTCACAAAATCAACGGCCCAATCAAGACCGTGGTGGTCCTCGTCATGGAGAACCGCTCCTTCGACCACGTCCTCGGGTGGCTCAAGAAGACCCGACCCGATATCGACGGTCTAACCGGAACCGAATCGAACCGCATAACCGCCAACGACCTCTCCTCACCTTCAATTCCCGTCACCGACGACGCAATCTTCATCGATTCGGATCCCGGTCACTCCTTCCAAGCGATTCGCGAACAAATCTTCGGCTCAAATGACACGTCAGCAAACCCCGCACCAATGAACGGTTTCGCGCAACAAGCAGAGAACCAGCTCAAAGGAATGTCGAGAACCGTTATGAGCGGGTTCAAGCCGGAGCGACTTCCGATTTACACTGAGTTGGCGAACGAGTTCGGCGTTTTCGACAAGTGGTTTGCGTCGGTTCCCGCGTCGACTCAGCCGAATCGGTTCTACGTTCACTCTGCAACCTCGCACGGTGCCATGAGCAAT GTGAGGAAGGACCTTATTGAAGGGTTCCCGCAGAGGACAATCTTCGATTCGCTGAACGATAACGGACTCACGTTTGGAATTTACTACCAGAATATTCCCGCCACTCTGTTCTTCAAGTCCCTCAGGAAGATCAAGAACGTTGTCAATTTCCATAGCTACGCCTTGAAATTCAA GTCCCATGCTAAGAAGGGGAAGCTTCCAAATTATGTGGTGGTGGAGCAGAGGTACTTTGACGTTAAGCTTTCCCCAGCAAACGATGACCACCCTTCGCATGATGTGGCAGAGGGGCAGAGGTTCGTGAAGGAGGTGTATGAGATCCTCAGGAAGAGCCCTCAGTGGAAGGAGATGGCAATTCTGATCACATATGATGAGCATGGAGGGTTCTATGACCATGTGCCTACCCCTGTGGAAGGTGTCCCTAACCCTGATGGGATCATTGGGCCTGACCCTTATTACTTCCGCTTTAATAGGTTGGGTGTCAGGGTCCCTACCTTCTTAATTTCCCCCTGGATTGAAAAGGGTACAG TGATTCATGAACCTGATGGGCCAACACCAACATCTCAATATGAACATTCATCTGTTCCTGCCACAGTAAAGAAGCTTTTCAATTTGAACTccaattttttaacaaaaagaGATGCCTGGGCTGGTACCTTTGAAAAATACTTCAACATTCGAGATACTTATCGTGATGATTGTCCAG AGACACTTGCGGATGTGAGTAGTGATCTAAGGCCATTCGGAGCAAGGGAAGACACAAGTCTCTCAGAGTTCCAAGTGGAACTGATCCAGCTTGCATCTCAGCTCAATGGTGACCATGTACTCAACTCTTATCCAAACATTGGCAAGACTATGACAGTGAGAGAAGCTAACAAGTATGCAGAAGATGCGGTGAAGAGGTTCCTTGAGGCTGGAAAAGCTGCTCTCAAAGCTGGAGCTAATGAATCAGCCATTGTCACAATGAGGCCTTCACTCACTAGCAGAGTTCCTGTGGAAGCTCACCACGGTG TGGCCTATCCAAGCCTGAAATGTATAGGAGGACTTGCAAGAAAGCAAAGGTCACATGAACTCAGGTCCCAGCTATGGATTCAGCCTTAA
- the LOC130974242 gene encoding uncharacterized protein LOC130974242 yields MDANPNSSPESGGFNPTMDIRQFTVFFNQVAQIQGHINKQSNPSQDPASPYFILPFKSPGIPITNVTLNGANYGAWSRAMERALKSKNKIKFIDDISQSVLWTNIAYELWNDLNHKYYQGDRFRVAELNEELYALKQGDLTVTAYFAKLKTIREELDNFRSIPMCACEMKYDCGLGIIRMQREEDRRELFGLDTTSDIKILASAAFSSNTARFFQGRGRGRGRGGRSQAGRGQGGRSKLHCSFYNKTEHIVDSYYKKHGYPPNYKQRFNNHSYNNSASPVLNCMTAIDNTEGDNENLSEQHQMARSDTTSTDFTPEQREAIFGTT; encoded by the exons ATGGATGCAAATCCAAATTCAAGTCCCGAATCGGGAGGCTTCAACCCTACCATGGACATACGGCAATTCACAGTGTTCTTCAATCAAGTTGCGCAGATTCAAGGCCACATCAACAAGCAGTCGAATCCAAGTCAAGATCCTGCTAGTCCTTATTTCATTCTTCCTTTTAAAAGTCCAGGTATACCTATCACTAATGTTACTCTCAATGGTGCAAATTACGGTGCTTGGAGTAGGGCTATGGAAAGGGCTCTAAAGTCTAAGAACAAAATCAAGTTTATTGATG ACATTTCTCAAAGTGTTCTTTGGACCAACATAGCATATGAATTGTGGAATGATTTAAACCATAAATATTACCAAGGTGATCGTTTTAGAGTTGCTGAACTAAATGAGGAATTGTATGCCCTTAAACAAGGTGACCTTACTGTTACTGCATATTTTGCCAAGCTCAAAACTATACGGGAGGAGCTTGATAATTTTAGATCAATTCCAATGTGTGCATGTGAGATGAAGTATGACTGTGGACTGGGAATTATCAGAATGCAAAGGGAAGAAGATAGA AGAGAGCTTTTTGGCTTGGACACTACCTCAGACATCAAAATCTTGGCTAGTGCTGCCTTTTCCTCAAACACTGCAAGATTTTTTCAAGGCAGAGGGAGAGGAAGAGGTAGAGGAGGTAGGTCTCAAGCTGGAAGAGGACAAGGAGGCCGAAGCAAGCTGCATTGTTCCTTTTACAACAAAACTGAACACATAGTGGATAGTTATTACAAGAAGCATGGTTATCCACCTAATTACAAGCAACGATTTAATAATCATAGCTACAACAATTCAGCTTCACCTGTCCTAAATTGCATGACAGCAATTGATAACACTGAGGGTGACAATGAGAATCTCAGTGAACAACATCAGATGGCTAGAAGTGACACCACAAGCACTGATTTCACACCAGAGCAGAGAGAAGCAATTTTTGGCACTACTTAG
- the LOC130967966 gene encoding non-specific phospholipase C1 isoform X2, with product MNLRRSPFPLPTLLLLFLLLSPISAATTANLHRKKTHKINGPIKTVVVLVMENRSFDHVLGWLKKTRPDIDGLTGTESNRITANDLSSPSIPVTDDAIFIDSDPGHSFQAIREQIFGSNDTSANPAPMNGFAQQAENQLKGMSRTVMSGFKPERLPIYTELANEFGVFDKWFASVPASTQPNRFYVHSATSHGAMSNVRKDLIEGFPQRTIFDSLNDNGLTFGIYYQNIPATLFFKSLRKIKNVVNFHSYALKFKSHAKKGKLPNYVVVEQRYFDVKLSPANDDHPSHDVAEGQRFVKEVYEILRKSPQWKEMAILITYDEHGGFYDHVPTPVEGVPNPDGIIGPDPYYFRFNRLGVRVPTFLISPWIEKGTVIHEPDGPTPTSQYEHSSVPATVKKLFNLNSNFLTKRDAWAGTFEKYFNIRDTYRDDCPETLADVSSDLRPFGAREDTSLSEFQVELIQLASQLNGDHVLNSYPNIGKTMTVREANKYAEDAVKRFLEAGKAALKAGANESAIVTMRPSLTSRVPVEAHHGGLESY from the exons ATGAATCTCCGGCGATCCCCTTTCCCCCTCCCCACCCTCCTccttctcttcctcctcctgTCTCCCATCTCAGCCGCCACCACCGCCAACCTCCACCGCAAAAAAACTCACAAAATCAACGGCCCAATCAAGACCGTGGTGGTCCTCGTCATGGAGAACCGCTCCTTCGACCACGTCCTCGGGTGGCTCAAGAAGACCCGACCCGATATCGACGGTCTAACCGGAACCGAATCGAACCGCATAACCGCCAACGACCTCTCCTCACCTTCAATTCCCGTCACCGACGACGCAATCTTCATCGATTCGGATCCCGGTCACTCCTTCCAAGCGATTCGCGAACAAATCTTCGGCTCAAATGACACGTCAGCAAACCCCGCACCAATGAACGGTTTCGCGCAACAAGCAGAGAACCAGCTCAAAGGAATGTCGAGAACCGTTATGAGCGGGTTCAAGCCGGAGCGACTTCCGATTTACACTGAGTTGGCGAACGAGTTCGGCGTTTTCGACAAGTGGTTTGCGTCGGTTCCCGCGTCGACTCAGCCGAATCGGTTCTACGTTCACTCTGCAACCTCGCACGGTGCCATGAGCAAT GTGAGGAAGGACCTTATTGAAGGGTTCCCGCAGAGGACAATCTTCGATTCGCTGAACGATAACGGACTCACGTTTGGAATTTACTACCAGAATATTCCCGCCACTCTGTTCTTCAAGTCCCTCAGGAAGATCAAGAACGTTGTCAATTTCCATAGCTACGCCTTGAAATTCAA GTCCCATGCTAAGAAGGGGAAGCTTCCAAATTATGTGGTGGTGGAGCAGAGGTACTTTGACGTTAAGCTTTCCCCAGCAAACGATGACCACCCTTCGCATGATGTGGCAGAGGGGCAGAGGTTCGTGAAGGAGGTGTATGAGATCCTCAGGAAGAGCCCTCAGTGGAAGGAGATGGCAATTCTGATCACATATGATGAGCATGGAGGGTTCTATGACCATGTGCCTACCCCTGTGGAAGGTGTCCCTAACCCTGATGGGATCATTGGGCCTGACCCTTATTACTTCCGCTTTAATAGGTTGGGTGTCAGGGTCCCTACCTTCTTAATTTCCCCCTGGATTGAAAAGGGTACAG TGATTCATGAACCTGATGGGCCAACACCAACATCTCAATATGAACATTCATCTGTTCCTGCCACAGTAAAGAAGCTTTTCAATTTGAACTccaattttttaacaaaaagaGATGCCTGGGCTGGTACCTTTGAAAAATACTTCAACATTCGAGATACTTATCGTGATGATTGTCCAG AGACACTTGCGGATGTGAGTAGTGATCTAAGGCCATTCGGAGCAAGGGAAGACACAAGTCTCTCAGAGTTCCAAGTGGAACTGATCCAGCTTGCATCTCAGCTCAATGGTGACCATGTACTCAACTCTTATCCAAACATTGGCAAGACTATGACAGTGAGAGAAGCTAACAAGTATGCAGAAGATGCGGTGAAGAGGTTCCTTGAGGCTGGAAAAGCTGCTCTCAAAGCTGGAGCTAATGAATCAGCCATTGTCACAATGAGGCCTTCACTCACTAGCAGAGTTCCTGTGGAAGCTCACCACGGTGGTTTGGAATCTTACTGA
- the LOC130967978 gene encoding PHD finger-like domain-containing protein 5A codes for MAKHHPDLIMCRKQPGIAIGRLCEKCDGKCVICDSYVRPCTLVRVCDECNYGSFQGRCVICGGVGISDAYYCKECTQQEKDRDGCPKIVNLGSAKTDLFYERKKYGFKKR; via the coding sequence ATGGCCAAGCATCATCCTGATTTGATTATGTGCCGAAAGCAGCCAGGAATTGCCATTGGACGACTTTGTGAGAAATGCGATGGCAAGTGTGTGATTTGCGACTCTTACGTGCGTCCTTGTACACTTGTCCGGGTTTGTGACGAATGCAACTATGGCTCATTTCAGGGTCGCTGCGTCATATGTGGAGGGGTGGGAATATCTGATGCTTACTACTGCAAGGAATGCACACAGCAGGAGAAAGATAGGGATGGCTGCCCCAAAATTGTTAATTTAGGGAGTGCCAAAACCGATTTATTCTATGAACGCAAGAAGTATGGTTTTAAGAAAAGATGA